A region of Vanessa cardui chromosome 1, ilVanCard2.1, whole genome shotgun sequence DNA encodes the following proteins:
- the LOC124531473 gene encoding uncharacterized protein LOC124531473 isoform X3, protein MKSLSATALLTLAVIAECLGAQDRSRQRSGSSRSVPKTANIKRDTDFDCPEEFGYYPHPTDCTLYYVCVFGGALLESCTGGLMYSHELQTCDWPRNVGCDATGAVVADDLERLNEREPPLYPPRRNPPPPPRTQPNPVITSRGQPKFNRQEYEQQQALYAEVDDLPPVEEIENDRQQRVYRGQPSTIGQVQKDRDGYGSQAISSGRTLNSNIIPASINQNSKIGSFSFGTQVDDRRTAPLTQAPQTYRGGKYDDATDSSDRPKYFSTDKLKVNDITTNTLSRKKREIIEPLVNVSKTPDELSKRNDNDEVMEYIEFDEDSSEIQSDEENLDESDRGKRQIRFYVKNGHKIPTKNWQNAKPLKTLNFPQFTYNPNIQSQRFQPIYQTNNYDGRNNQKPYLSNNNYFTLDNAYPTFSNDNSQTVRPFKASMPDPSKQTFSQNNAPTQIITKSPPISSLLNNQNPFSTLVGGFYNNVLKGNDNRNNNNLYSQSVSPTKQANLVSFPDSSLLSSSIVTGKPIQGTPSTRVINNSPKNVINNENPSQKPILMNNNKPKEIQEQDYDEDDSIEDEENSSEEEDDSNEYRHNFQPDISNLPHGYTNPSNKFANIHNPFADPNFNFDSFLAKLQEDHYSVIGVSTPKPTKEKNPERVINNNNNNNNVFTTMSYPDSGLRASTLKYKGISTPKPFTMPASLSNDGSNQGNSNFVQKQTQYSQQEKNIQRPQNYHQSQQVTQDQNYNRQTQKGAGIPLESLKPRLKPPNFNDDRQLPISHSFNAAIKSTVQPPRQTELSKHLQSVTQKPYTIISGTGSPIAFSTPNNYNIITLQNNLSSRRPYITSTISPMNGLILSFSQSTPNPLSSIAYQHLSTLQQFWNNPSTDISVPKITISRPNPVTETPNNVYKFQPVQISTPNVDNNQLSTTTTKDPPKRKPIPKPSPEMNDYYYDEEDEQYYYEPVVKPKYMPSSEIKPQRPPMAQNYQEYEDTSYDEDTNQRVKPENSAKPNKYNPFKQEAVTKNHNDVSVVTKTPYKQSYKNVNGKIPVPVMMDVVNFSDSMSNHPDVSGYRIVHNNPRNRTVHLRKPIRIENRPNTLRPPKYLNHTTLRPYTLRHRLAKPTTEKNQNDLDEESKKNRGRVRHHNIVAQMLITTPRDSYKQETRFTKTNHDDRTNRLEPTESVTPTSYTATPRPKMLYNGSQTYSPDQYDPYYAVYDEDGELYKDTDYVQQYNTASLRPAVQQTYRGTPPPARRPVETYSPRPVSPDDYDDALIQGQISNQNQYQSSARQPTRSSSDENRIRVPVSTSTEKSLNEPTPLIPSTNSPLINFSSLAKPFERTDNSYRLDEASTEKLPTRRLTSRVTNSNRKDNVNIEQDISNEKTKKMFSISTGFSFRRNVNNTKNPYTLTLISKPFDEYSTSRTKNNRVNNNKKQHIQRFHYDTSNNDDSAKHKKIQAADDSSSLRRKDFSSEANNNDDDISIYSTPSVQKFTSRNRIRTSTTPTTVDTKYYLKTILKRPVSNDDSTENSINTEALLERNSHNVTDDHDLNLSAYPVEDSDNWKQIDFSDNYNEPIVSPYKTLDNLRNSERVTSENIRQDIDAMSTISSTTKRYFSTTPKLDTFEQSKPNFSRKPSYYLYQVEDDVMADHTTEVLNGKVKNVIKSFISNFPSSSTSKHIEYTSTTPQTDEKVINIESQRIKHFPVEQPFRSHLQQLKVITESNIIRYVSPTGETITFTGPNRDTNNDYSSSTMPTLYSTSQRPLVDIETEAGLIDTVPSPDYVSEKGIYQSKFTSFVKGKSDIEKSRKYQSIINVEDSPNDNINIKSHENTDNIDVAPVVIVNSENVKAQTETEQPRLVDDYESDIASTTSTTKSTTTLKTVTETKPTTKSVSFPTRASRINPAIKLAAANLGGGRRSYQSSSNCSSDNSLQVNPKCNEIKYQRPNTSTRGRGSAHYSTSGASDSAQQTPNRGTPPTRSRPTLKPSTAIVAKVAEVDIYTNPPSRPAPVYPQPTPDKTAAKCRKDVCLLPDCFCGGKDIPGELPVDKIPQIVLLTFDDSVNDLNKGLYADLFEKGRVNPNGCPISATFYVSHEWTDYSQVQNLYSAGHEMASHTVSHSFGEQFSQKKWNREIGGQREILAAYGGVKLEDVRGMRAPFLSVGGNKMFKMLYDSNFTYDSSLPVYENKPPSWPYTLDYKLFHDCMIPPCPTKSYPGVWEVPMVMWQDLNGGRCSMGDACANPPDADGVYKMILKNFDRHYTSNRAPFGLFYHAAWFTQPHHKEGFIKFLDFINQMSDVWIVTNWQALQWVRDPTPISRMNNFQPFQCNYQDRPKKCNNPKVCNLWHKSGVRYMRTCQPCPEIYPWTGKTGIRSSRIDNDIEE, encoded by the exons AATGTCTCGGGGCACAGGACCGTTCCCGGCAGCGCTCCGGTTCCTCCCGGAGCGTTCCCAAAACGGCCAACATCAAGAGGGATACTGACTTCGATTGCCCCGAAGAGTTCGGCTACTACCCGCATCCCACCGACTGCACGCTGTACTATGTTTGTGTATTCGGCGGCGCCTTGCTCGAATCTTGTACTGGTGGCCTTATGTAcag CCACGAGCTCCAAACTTGTGATTGGCCGCGTAATGTGGGCTGCGATGCCACCGGTGCCGTGGTTGCGGATGATTTAGAACGCTTGAATGAGAGGGAACCTCCGTTATATCCACCAAGACGCAATCCACCGCCGCCGCCGAGAACGCAGCCCAACCCCGTAATCACTTCCCGAGGACAACCGAAATTCAATCGACAAGAATACGAACag caACAGGCATTGTATGCTGAAGTGGATGACCTACCGCCAGTTGAAGAGATTGAGAATGATAGGCAGCAGAGAGTTTATAGAGGACAACCTTCGACAATAGGACAAGTTCAAAAGGACAGAGATGGCTACGGGTCCCAGGCCATTAGTTCTGGAAGAACACTTAATTCAAACATTATACCTGCTTCGATTAATCAAAATAGTAAAATTGGTTCATTTTCGTTTGGTACTCAAGTTGACGACAGAAGAACAGCTCCTTTAACTCAAGCGCCTCAGACGTAtag AGGAGGTAAATATGACGACGCTACTGACTCTTCTGACAGACCTAAATACTTTTCGACTGATAAACTTAAAGTGAATGACATAACTACAAACACTTTATCgagaaaaaaaagagaaattaTAGAGCCTTTAGTAAATGTGTCTAAAACACCGGATGAATTATCTAaacgtaatgataatgatgaagtCATGGAATATATTGAATTTGACGAAGATTCATCTGAAATCCAGTCTGATGAGGAAAATTTAGATGAAAGTGACAGAGGAAAACGACAAATtagattttatgttaaaaatggaCATAAGATACCGACGAAAAATTGGCAAAATGCTAAACCTTTGAAAACTTTGAATTTCCCGCAATTTACATATAATCCAAATATACAAAGTCAAAGGTTTCAGCCTATTTACCAAACCAACAATTATGATGGCAGAAATAATCAAAAACCTTacctttcaaataataattattttacattggaTAATGCATATCCAACGTTTTCAAATGATAACAGTCAAACTGTAAGGCCATTTAAAGCTAGTATGCCAGATCCCTCAAAACAAACGTTTTCTCAAAATAATGCACCTactcaaataataacaaaaagtcCACCAATATCGTCTTTACTAAATAATCAAAATCCTTTTTCTACTCTAGTTGgtggtttttataataatgttctaAAAGGAAATGACaatagaaacaataataatctgtaTTCACAATCCGTATCACCAACTAAACAAGCAAATCTAGTATCCTTCCCAGATTCTTCACTTCTTTCAAGTTCAATTGTTACTGGTAAACCTATTCAAGGTACTCCTTCGACGCGAGTTATCAATAATTCACCAAAAAacgtaattaataatgaaaaccCATCTCAAAAACCAATTCTTATGAACAACAATAAGCCTAAAGAAATACAGGAACAAGATTATGATGAAGATGATTCAATTGAAGATGAAGAAAACTCTTCTGAAGAAGAAGATGACAGTAATGAATATAGACACAATTTCCAACCAGATATATCTAATTTACCTCATGGTTATACAAATCCTAGCAATAAATTTGCCAACATACATAATCCATTTGCCGAccctaattttaattttgattcgtTCTTAGCAAAACTTCAAGAAGACCACTATTCTGTAATTGGCGTATCAACGCCGAAaccaacaaaagaaaaaaatccagaacgagttattaataataacaacaataataataatgtgtttaCTACTATGTCATACCCTGATAGTGGACTGCGTGCGTCAACCTTAAAGTATAAAGGAATAAGTACGCCAAAACCTTTTACCATGCCAGCGAGTTTGAGTAACGACGGATCTAACCAAGGCAATTCAAATTTCGTCCAGAAGCAAACACAGTACTcacaacaagaaaaaaatattcaaaggcCGCAAAACTACCATCAATCTCAACAGGTTACTCaagatcaaaattataatagacAAACGCAGAAAGGAGCAGGAATTCCTTTGGAATCTTTGAAACCAAGGTTAAAGCCACCTAACTTCAATGACGATCGACAACTTCCCATAAGTCACAGTTTTAATGCCGCCATAAAAAGTACTGTTCAGCCTCCGAGGCAAACAGAACTATCTAAGCATTTACAATCggttacacaaaaaccttataCAATAATATCGGGCACTGGATCGCCTATAGCATTTTCCACCCCtaacaattataacattataaccCTTCAAAACAATTTGTCAAGTAGAAGACCGTATATTACATCAACTATCTCGCCAATGAATGggttaatattatcattttcacAGTCAACTCCAAATCCTCTGTCTAGCATAGCTTATCAACATCTTTCTACTTTACAACAATTCTGGAATAATCCTTCAACCGATATTTCGGTCCCAAAAATAACGATTAGTAGACCTAATCCAGTAACGGAAACTCCTAATAACGTTTACAAATTTCAACCAGTACAAATTTCAACTCCGAATGTTGATAACAATCAATTATCTACAACCACAACGAAAGACCCACCTAAACGAAAACCTATACCAAAACCTTCACCGGaaatgaatgattattattacgaCGAAGAAGATGAACAATACTATTATGAACCAGTTGTTAAACCTAAATATATGCCTAGTTCTGAAATAAAGCCCCAGCGACCTCCAATGGCACAAAATTATCAAGAATACGAAGACACATCATATGATGAGGATACAAATCAACGTGTGAAGCCTGAAAATTCCGCAAaacctaataaatataatccatTTAAACAGGAAGCTGTTACTAAGAATCATAATGATGTATCTGTTGTTACTAAAACACCATATAAACaatcttataaaaatgtaaatggaAAAATACCAGTGCCAGTAATGATGGACGTAGTTAATTTCTCTGACTCGATGTCcaatcatcccgacgtttctgGCTATCGGATTGTGCATAATAATCCTCGTAATAGAACCGTTCATTTAAGAAAACCCATCCGAATCGAGAATAGGCCAAACACATTGAGACCTCCTAAATATCTGAATCATACAACTTTGCGTCCTTATACATTAAGGCATAGATTAGCTAAGCCAACTACTGAAAAGAATCAAAATGACCTAGATGAAGAAAGTAAAAAGAACAGAGGGAGAGTGCGACATCATAATATAGTAGCACAAATGCTTATTACCACACCTCGAGACAGCTACAAACAAGAGACTCGTTTTACAAAGACTAATCATGACGATAGAACAAACAG ATTGGAACCAACAGAGAGTGTTACTCCTACTTCATATACTGCAACCCCGCGACCTAAAATGTTGTACAATGGTTCTCAAACTTACAGTCCCGATCAATATGATCCTTATTACGCTGTTTACGATGAAGATGGTGAATTGTACAAGGACACAG ACTATGTGCAGCAATATAATACGGCTTCGCTTCGACCAGCTGTCCAGCAGACGTATCGTGGCACACCTCCGCCAGCTCGCCGACCTGTTGAGACTTACTCACCAAGACCAGTTTCCCCTGATGACTATGATGATGCTCTTATTCAAGGACAG aTAAGCAACCAGAACCAATACCAGTCCTCCGCTCGACAGCCAAcaag ATCATCAAGCGATGAAAATCGTATTCGCGTTCCCGTTTCCACATCAACCGAAAAATCTCTTAACGAACCCACGCCACTAATTCCTTCTACAAATTCACCTCTTATAAACTTCTCATCCCTCGCTAAACCTTTTGAAAGGACAGACAACTCGTATAGGTTAGACGAAGCATCGACAGAAAAATTACCGACTCGTAGACTGACTTCACGTGTGACTAACAGTAATCGTAAGGACAATGTTAATATAGAACAagatatttcaaatgaaaagactaaaaaaatgttttccatATCAACTGGTTTTTCATTCCGTCGGAATGTTAATAACACTAAAAATCCTTATACATTAACTCTAATTTCAAAACCTTTCGATGAGTACTCAACATCAAGAACTAAAAATAATCgcgttaataacaataaaaaacaacatataCAAAGATTTCATTATGATACAAGCAATAATGATGACTCTGCAAAACATAAGAAGATACAAGCGGCTGATGATAGTTCTTCATTACGTCGAAAAGACTTTAGTTCAGAAGCAAACAATAACGACGAcgatatttctatttattcgaCACCTTCTGTACAAAAATTTACGTCAAGGAATAGAATTCGTACAAGTACTACTCCAACTACCGTagatacaaaatattacttaaagacTATTTTAAAGCGTCCGGTCAGTAATGACGATTCTACAGAAAATTCTATAAATACAGAAGCTCTTTTAGAAAGAAATTCACACAATGTAACTGACGATCATGACCTTAATTTAAGTGCTTATCCCGTCGAGGACTCAGATAATTGGAAGCAAATTGATTTCAGTGATAACTATAATGAGCCTATTGTATCACCATATAAAACTTTAGATAATCTTAGAAATAGTGAACGTGTTACATCAGAAAACATTAGGCAAGATATTGATGCCATGTCTACAATATCCAGTACAACTAAGCGTTATTTTTCAACTACACCTAAATTAGATACTTTCGAACAATCTAAACCAAACTTTTCTAGAAAACCGTCTTATTATCTTTACCAAGTAGAAGACGACGTTATGGCAGATCATACTACTGAAGTACTTAATGGTAAGgttaaaaatgtcattaaaagCTTTATAAGTAACTTTCCAAGTTCATCTACCTCAAAACATATAGAGTATACATCTACAACACCCCAAACCGatgaaaaagttattaatatagaatctCAAAGGATAAAACATTTCCCTGTCGAACAGCCATTCCGTAGCCACTTGCaacaattaaaagttataacagAGTCAAACATAATTCGGTACGTTTCACCTACTGGTGAAACAATTACCTTTACTGGGCCAAACAGAGATACAAATAACGATTATTCCTCATCAACAATGCCTACTTTATATTCAACAAGCCAAAGACCTTTAGTTGACATTGAAACGGAAGCTGGGTTGATAGATACTGTTCCAAGCCCTGATTACGTATCGGAAAAAGGTATTTATCAATCTAAATTCACTAGTTTTGTAAAAGGTAAGTCCGACATAGAAAAATCGAGAAAATATCAAAGTATCATTAATGTTGAGGATTCAcctaatgataatattaatattaagagtCACGAAAACACTGACAATATTGATGTAGCACCAGTAGTTATAGTGAACTCTGAAAACGTTAAAGCACAGACAGAAACTGAACAGCCACGACTAGTAGATGACTATGAAAGTGACATCGCCTCAACAACTAGTACTACTAAATCGACTACTACTTTGAAAACTGTAACAGAAACAAAACCGACGACTAAAAGCGTATCCTTTCCAACTCGCGCCTCTCGAATCAACCCTGCCATAAAGTTAGCTGCGGCAAATCTTGGAGGTGGGCGCAGGAGTTACCAATCGTCGTCCAATTGTTCATCAGATAACAGTCTGCAAGTGAATCCAAAATGCAACGAAATCAAATATCAGAG GCCAAACACCAGCACAAGAGGTCGTGGTTCTGCTCATTATTCAACTTCGGGTGCATCTGATTCGGCACAACAGACACCTAACAGAGGAACACCCCCAAC tCGCAGTCGTCCAACTTTGAAACCATCAACTGCTATAGTAGCTAAGGTAGCAGAAGTGGATATTTACACTAATCCTCCGAGTCGACCTGCTCCAGTATATCCTCAACCTACACCTGATAAAACGGCAGCTAAATGCAGAAAAGATGTCTGTCTCTTGCCTGACTGCTTTTGCGGAGGAAAGGATATACCTG GCGAATTACCGGTGGATAAGATCCCGCAAATCGTTCTGCTGACGTTTGATGACTCTGTTAATGACTTGAACAAAGGACTCTACGCTGACTTGTTTGAGAAAGGTCGCGTTAACCCTAACGGGTGTCCTATTTCTGCTACATTTTACGTATCACACGAATGGACGGATTACAGTCAAGTACAAAACTTGTATTCAGCTGGACATGAGATGGCATCACACACAGTTTC TCATAGTTTTGGAGAGCAATTTTCTCAAAAGAAATGGAACAGAGAAATTGGTGGTCAAAGAGAAATTTTAGCCGCTTATGGAGGTGTAAAGCTTGAAGACGTTAGAGGCATGAGAGCTCCATTCTTGTCTGTCGGAGGCAACAAGATGTTCAAAATGTTGTACGATTCAAACTTTACATACGATTCATCACTTCCCGTGTATGAGAATAAACCACCGAGCTGGCCTTACACTTTGGACTATAAACTATTCCACGACTGCATGATACCACCGTGCCCGACCAAATCTTATCCag